In Neoarius graeffei isolate fNeoGra1 chromosome 9, fNeoGra1.pri, whole genome shotgun sequence, one genomic interval encodes:
- the LOC132892120 gene encoding nuclear factor 7, ovary-like, with product MALYTVNLVVVDSPFLSQHLIQTKHTESQIKEEFEKLHQFLRDEEAGMIIALREEEEQKSQMMKEKIEKLSKDISSLSYTIKAIEEEMRAEDVSFLENYKATVKRAQSTLQHPEELSGALIHVAKHLANLQFRVWEKMQYTVQYTPVTLDPNTAHPELIVSDDLKSVRCINEKQKLPDNPERFDEYWRILGSEGFNSGTHYWDVEVGDCTRWSVGGMTESAQRKGEIFSRSGIWYVWGYDGKYRTGSTPNTATQLSVGQKLQRIRVKLDWDRGKLSFSDPLSNTHLHTFTHTFTDKLLPTLSVLS from the exons ATGGCTCTGTACACTGTCAACTTGGTGGTGGTGgacagtccatttctgtcccaacATCTC ATTCAGACCAAACACACAGAGAGTCAGATTAAGGAGGAGTTTGAGAAGCTTCACCAGTTTCTACGAGATGAAGAGGCAGGCATGATCATTGCACTGAGAGAGGAAGAGGAGCAGAAGAGTCAGATGATGAAGGAGAAGATTGAGAAGCTGAGCAAAGACATATCCTCTCTTTCATACACAATCAAAGCCATAGAAGAGGAGATGAGAGCTGAAGATGTTTCGTTCTTAGAA AACTACAAGGCCACAGTGAAAAG agcccagagcacactgcagcatccagaggagctttcaggagcactgatccatgtggcaaaacatctggccaacctgcagttcaGAGTCTGGGAGAAGATGCAGTACACCGTCCAATACA caccTGTAACTCTGGACCCCAACACTGCTCATCCTGAACTCATTGTATCTGATGATCTGAAAAGTGTGAGATGCATCAATGAGAAACAGAAACTTCCTGataatccagagagatttgatgaaTATTGGCGTATCCTGGGATCTGAGGGCTTTAACTCAGGGACACACTACTGGGATGTGGAAGTTGGAGACTGTACACGGTGGAGTGTGGGTGGGATGACAGAATCTgctcagaggaagggggagatATTCTCCAGAAGTGGAATCTGGTATGTGTGGGGTTATGATGGTAAATATCGCACAGGTTCTACACCAAATACAGCCACTCAGCTCTCAGTAGGACAGAAACTCCAGAGGATCAGAGTGAAGCTGGATTGGGACAGAGGAAAACTGTCATTCTCCGaccctctcagtaacacacacttacacactttcacacacacatttactgatAAATTACTGCCT
- the LOC132891162 gene encoding E3 ubiquitin-protein ligase TRIM39-like, translating to MASKFSEEDFSCPVCCEIFKDPVVLHCSHSVCKVCLQQFWETKGSRECPLCRRKSSMESPPINLALKNLCETFLQERSQRSSSGSETVCSLHCEKLKLFCLDHQQPVCLVCRDSRKHTNHKFCPIDEAVTDCKKKLKTALKPLQEKLKIFKDCKLNWSQTAKHIKIQAQHTESQIKEEFEKLHQFLRDEEAVRITALREEAEQKSQMMKEKIEKLSKDISSLSDTIKAIEVKMRAENVSFLENYKATVKRAQSTLQHPEELSGALIHVAKHLANLQFRVWEKMQYTVQYTPVTLDPNTAHPELIVSDDLKSVRRTNEEQKLPDNPERLDEYWCILGSEGFNSGTHCWDVEVGDCTWWNVGVMTESAQRKGEIFSRSGIWCVQYYDGKYGAGSTPHPATQLSVAQKLQRIRVKLDWDRGKLSFSDPLTNTHLHTFTHTFTDKLLPFMNVNGSIKILPLECSVRVNQIN from the exons ATGGCTTCTAAGTTTTCAGAGGAGGATTTCTCCTGTCCTGTGTGCTGTGAAATCTTCAAGGATCCTGTTGTTCTGCACTGCAGTcacagtgtgtgtaaagtgtgtttgCAGCAGTTCTGGGAGACCAAAGGATCCAGAGAATGTCCTCTTTGTAGGAGGAAGTCGTCTATGGAGTCTCCTCCCATAAACCTGGCCTTAaagaacctgtgtgagactttctTACAGGAGAGAAGTCAGAGATCTTCATCAGGGTCTGAAACCGTCTGCAGTCTGCACTGTGAGAAACTCAAACTCTTCTGTCTGGATCATCAACAGCCGGTGTGTTTGGTGTGTCGAGATTCAAGAAAACACACCAACCACAAATTCTGCCCCATTGATGAGGCAGTAACAGACTGTAAG AAGAAGCTCAAAACTGCACTGAAGCCCCTACAGGAGAAACTGAAGATCTTTAAAGACTGTAAACTGAACTGGAGTCAGACTGCAAAACATATAAAG ATTCAGGCCCAACACACAGAGAGTCAGATTAAGGAGGAGTTTGAGAAGCTTCACCAGTTTCTACGAGATGAAGAGGCAGTCAGGATCACTGCACTGAGAGAGGAAGCGGAGCAGAAGAGTCAGATGATGAAGGAGAAGATTGAGAAGCTGAGCAAAGACATATCCTCTCTTTCAGACACAATCAAAGCCATAGAAGTGAAGATGAGAGCTGAAAACGTTTCGTTCTTAGAA AACTACAAGGCCACAGTGAAAAG agcccagagcacactgcagcatccagaggagctttcaggagcactgatccatgtggcaaaacatctggccaacctgcagttcaGAGTCTGGGAGAAGATGCAGTACACCGTCCAATACA caccTGTAACTCTGGACCCCAACACTGCTCATCCTGAACTCATTGTATCTGATGATCTGAAAAGTGTGAGACGCaccaatgaggaacagaaacttcCTGATAATCCAGAGAGATTGGATGAATATTGGTGTATCCTGGGATCTGAGGGCTTTAACTCAGGGACACACTGCTGGGATGTGGAAGTTGGAGACTGTACATGGTGGAATGTGGGTGTGATGACAGAATCTgctcagaggaagggggagatATTCTCCAGAAGTGGAATCTGGTGTGTGCAGTATTATGATGGTAAATATGGCGCAGGTTCTACACCACATCCAGCCACTCAGCTCTCAGTCGCACAGAAACTCCAGAGGATCAGAGTGAAGCTGGACTGGGACAGAGGAAAACTGTCATTCTCCGACCctctcactaacacacacttacacactttcacacacacatttactgatAAATTACTGCCATTCATGAATGTTAATGGTTCCATAAAGATCCTCCCACTTGAGTGCTCTGTAAGAGTGAATCAGATCAATTAG